In Alkalihalobacillus sp. AL-G, the genomic stretch AAGAAAGTTACATTCATTCCTGGAGCCCTTCCAGGGGAAGAGGTTATAGCGAAAGTTGACAAATCCTTTCCAAATCGGATCGAAGCGAATTTAGCCACTATAAAGAAACGATCAGATGACCGGGTAAAACCCCCATGTCCGATTTATGAGGAATGTGGAGGCTGTCAGTTGCAGCATCTTAAGTATGAAGCTCAGCTTCGCGAAAAGAAGGATATTGTTCGTCAAGCATTTCAGCGGTATACGAGTTACAATGCCCATCATATACCGTTAAAAGATACGATTGGAATGGAAGACCCTTGGAACTACCGAAATAAAAGTCAGCTTCAGGTGGCTAAAAAAGAGGCGGGAGTTATTGCGGGACTTTATGGTATCGGATCTCACAAGCTGATTGATTTGACGAATTGTATGGTCCAGCATCCCGAAACATCGAATGTCACGAATGTGATCAAATCGATTCTGGGGGATCTGAACATTTCGATTTATAACGAAAGAAAACGTACAGGGATGGTCAGGACGATTGTAACGCGAGTGAGTTTTCAAACCAAACAGGTACAGGTTGTCCTAGTAACGGCCGAACGTAATCTTCCTAAAAAAGACTTGCTTATTCAGGAGATTAAAAGTCGCTTGCCACAAGTCGTTTCTCTTTTACAAAACATTAACGGACAAAAAACATCGGTCATTTTCGGAGATAAAACGATCCATTTGGAAGGCGGAGAAACAATCCAAGAGACACTTGGTGATCTTTCATTTGAGTTATCCGCAAGAGCCTTTTTTCAATTGAATCCAATTCAAACGGTAAAATTATATAACCAAGTTCGGAGAGCGGCGAAACTGACTGGTGTAGAAAAAGTAGTTGATGCATATTGTGGAGTTGGAACGATCGGGTTGTGGCTAGCAAAGGATGCAAAAGAAATACGCGGAATGGATGTCATTCAGGATTCAATTCGGGATGCCTCCGAAAATGCCATCAAACATGGCTATTCGAATGCTGACTATGTAACGGGTAAAGCAGAATATTGGCTTCCTAAATGGCTGAAGGAAGGCTGGAAACCTGACGTCATCGTGGTCGATCCTCCTCGGACAGGCTGTGACCAAACGTTTTTACAAACAGTTGCGAAAATCAAACCGAAAAAATTGGTTTATGTATCATGTAACCCATCAACCCTAGCAAAAGACGTCAATTTCTTATCTGAATCAGGATTCAAAATACAAAGTTTACAGCCTGTGGATATGTTCCCGCATACGTCACATGTTGAAGTAGTTGCAGCCTTAACTTTAAACAAAAAATAGCTAAAAACACGCCTGACTTACACATCAGACGTGTTTTTTACACGCAGGAGTATAACTTTTTAGCAAGAAGAATTACCGACGTTGGAGAAAAGTTTACGTCCTAAGTATAAGTGCAACTAGGGGCGATCGCCTTCACTAAGGCTTGGCGCTAGCCAAGTTTTCTTTAGATATATCCACAACTTATGCACAGTTTTTGTTAATAAATCCACATACGGGTAAGGTTATACACAACAGCAAAATAAGGATTCATAAAGTTATTAACATTTTTCACAGTGCTGTGGATAAGGTTACCCACAATCCTTGTGTTTATCCACAATTAAAAGAGACTTGCCGGGGAAGGGACAAGTCTCTTCGTTCAGTCTTACAGAGGTTATTTTTGTCTTGCTCTCTTACTAGCCGCAGCGGCTCGTTCTTGAGCTTGCAGATCGTTTGAGTCGGCAAGTTCTTGGGAAAACTCCACATCACGGCCATCTGGAGCCATGTTCTGCTTGTTTTGTGCTTGTCTGCGAGCACGTTTGTCTTTTCCCATGAGTAAACCCTCCTTAGACGCTTGGTGAGAGGATGACCTCTCGCTATTATGATGTACACAATAAAGCAATCTATAAGAGGAAAGAAAGGGAAATCGTGTGAATATGTGGTTGGTGAAACGGCTGCATTATAAAGGATATCAAGTACTGAGCTCGAAACACCTTACGCTGAAGTTTCCCTGCCAACACTCGAAGACTCAAGCTTCACGAATAACTTCTTCGTTTACCGCTTCGCGTAATGTGTATAAATAATAGGTGTCACGCTCAATTTGGTATAAATCATAAACGTCTTCAAACGTGTTTAATTGTTGATATATTTCTGTTCGGACATCGTTAGCAAGCGTAATGTATGGAAATTTTTGCGCAGCATACTTTGAACGAAGATTCGTTTTTCGGATTCGCATCAAAATCGTTTGGATTTCCTTCTCAAAAAAGAGTTCATTGAAAAATTCCTCTTTTGCTGGCTGGTTATACCCTTTTCCGTGATATGGCTTTCCGAGCCATGTTCCTAAAAAACCACATTGATTTTGGATATCAAAAAGGTTGATCGTTCCAATCGGGTTATGCCATTCATCCAAAATGGTTCTCGAGATCAACTCACCACGATCTTCGGCCTCAATTGTTTGTTTCGTCAAAAACATGAATTCCTCGAATGAGCCTGCCTTTTGACGCACAAAAGGGAAGACCGCTGGGTCCACCATCAAATCGTACAAAACATGACACTCTGAAAGATCACGTTTCTTTAACATGTTCTACATCCTCTCCCAGAGGGCAGACTGATTCCACCCTCGAATTAAACGTTCTAATTCGGGGTGGGAATCGAACCCACTAAGACCAGATGTTTCTGGTGGCGCACCAATTGCCTTCCCTTGCCTGTATTCAATTAAATTTTTTATTTAAGTAAACCAAATTTATAAGATAATCATAATAGATTTTTACAAAAAAGAAAATAAACTTTTTTTGTCATTTTTTAGCTTTTTTTAACGAATGAGTTCATGAATATTAGTCCGATTTCTGATACACAATTTCACCATTGATCATCGTCAAAATGGGAAGTGCCGAAAAGTGGAAAGGATGGTTATTCCACAAAGTAATATCGGCGTCTTTTCCAACTTCAAGACTTCCGACCCGTTCATCAATACCGAGGTTTTTGGCAGGATTAATTGTAATTCCCGCAATCGCTTTTTCGATGGGCAGACCTTCTCGTACAGCAAGGGCAGCACACACATTCAAGTACTGTATAGGTACGTATGGATGGTCGGTTGTTATGGAAACCGCTACATCGTGCTCACTTAAAATCCTATAGGTTTGCCACGTTTTATTTTTGAGTTCAATTTTCGATTTACGGGTAAGTGTAGGTCCGACTGAGACTTGAAGGTTCCGGTCCGCTAGCTCTGAAACGACTAAGTGACCCTCTGTACAGTGTTCAATGCGTAGGTCGAGATCAAACTCATCTGCGAATCGAACTGCAGAAAGAATATCATCGGCACGATGGGCGTGGATTCGAACAGGCATTTCCCGCTTCAACACGGAAATGATCGGCGCTATTCGTAAGCAATTTGGGTTATCTGTGTGTTTTGCTTTATAAAATTCTTCTCGTAACATTCCCATGATGCCCATCCTCGTAATCGAATCATTGTGTCTGCCGCTATGAATCCGTTTCGGGTTTTCTCCAAGTGCAATTTTCAGGCCGGCTTTTTCCTTTACGAGCATGTTCTTGACGTTCTTTCCATGAGTCTTGATGACAGCGGTTTGGCCGCCAATCACATTTGCGCTGCCAGGCATAACATGAACGGTCGTAATTCCAAACTTAATGGCATCATTGAAGGCAATATCGAGTGGATGTATGCTATCGATGGCTCGGATATGGGGTGTTAAAGGTTCATGGGTTTCATTTGCGTCGTTTCCAGCCCAGCCGGTGCCTTCATCATATAATCCGAGATGGGTATGGACATCGATAAAACCAGGCAGCAAATGCATTCCGGTTGCTTCAAAGACATTCATGTTATTTTGAACTGATATACTTTCAGCGATTTGTGTAATTTTCCCGTTTTCAATTAACAGATCGCCGGATTTTACAGACGAAGTAACCGGGTATAGGGTTGCATTTTTTATCAATGTTTTCATTGGTGTACCTCATTTGGATTTAATGTTATATAGCGTATCTGTTCATGCTGAGAAGTTATTTATTATAGATTGCATTTAAAGCAGATGTAAGTGTAGGAAATTGAAATTTATAGCCATCGTTTAATGCCTTCTGTGGATAAACCTTTTGACCGTCCAAAATCAATGTACTCATCTCACCAAGTGCACCGCGTAATAAAAATCCTGGGGTAGGAAACCAATGCGGCCGGTTTAGTGTTTTTCCAAGTACTTTTCCGAAAACATGCATCTGCACTGGATGAGGAGAGGTGGCATTCAAGGGTCCATCAACGGTTTCATTGTTAATCGCAAAATCAATCAGACCGACAATATCATTTATATGAATCCAGGAGTACCATTGCTCACCAGAACCAATAGGTCCTCCGGCAAATATTTTATAGGGAATTGCAATCCGGGGCAGTGCACCTTCATCGCCATCCAGGATCAAACCGAAGCGGGTATAAACAACACGCACCCCGAAAGCTTTTGCTTTTGCAGCTTCCCGTTCCCAGTTTTCTGTAACGTGGGAAAGAAAATCATTGCCTGGTTCCTGTACAGTTTCATCAAATGTTCTCGTCATGGACGTACCGTAAAAACCGATTGCTGATGCGTTTATTAAAACAGAGGGCTTATTTGGTTGAGCTGCAATTATATTGACGATTTCTTGAGTTGCGGTGATCCGGCTCGATATGATTTTTTCCTTTTTTTCTTCCGTCCATCGACCGTTAATCGTTTCTCCTGCCAAATTGACGATAGCTGACAGATCCGGTAATTCAGTACTAGGATCACTGTCGTCCGTGAGCCATTTTATGTAGGTTACGTTGTTTTTATCGGGTTTGTCTTCTGGGTTTCGGGTTAGTACATACACAGAGTATCCCTGGCGAGTTAGGTGATCGGTCAGTGCTTGTCCAACAAAACCAGTCCCACCTGTTATGGCGATATTCATTGCGAACTCCTCCTAATACTTGCTTATGTTTGTATTCGCCTTTACATTTGATTTTTCCTTTAAGAGGTTCTAAAAGCCATGTGTTTAATATGAATTAAGAGTTTAGTGCAAAGGACCCAGTATTATCCTTTAAAAGGGGGCATGTGCTAAACTGATGGAAGAGGTGGTCCGAATGAAAATAACAAAGATCACAGTTCAAAAGAAAAATAAAAGCCGATACAATGTTTATGTTGATTGTGGGCATGGGGAAGAATTCGGATTTGCAATTGATGAGGATGTCTATATTAAGTTTGGAATTGAAAAGGGCATGGAACTCAGTGCGAAGGAAATATCCGAATTACAGTCAGAGGACGAAGTGCGAAAAGGCTTTAATCAGGCTGTGAACTATTTATCGTACAGAATGAGGTCGTGTCAAGAAATCGTCGAATATTTAAAGAAGAAGGAAGTTCCCACTTCAGCAATTGAGGCGATTATGAAACGCCTTCAAGAATTAAAGTATATAGATGACCTTGAGTTCGCAAAAATGTTCATACGTAGTAAAGTGACAACTTCTCAAAAAGGACCGAAAGCGCTGGAACAAGAGTTGAAGCTGAAGGGTGTTTCGGAAGCGATCATAGAAAAGGCGATCCTTGTATATCCACAAGATCAGCAAATTGAATCCGCGACAAAGCTTGCAAAGAAAAAGGCGAAACAGAACCAAAAACTAAGTGAGATAGCGGCAAAGCAAAAGATCGGTCAGCTTTTGAAGCAAAAAGGTTTTTCATGGACTATTATTGAACAAGCAATTGAAAAAGCCTCCCTTCAAAAAGATGAACAAGAAGAGCGGGAGGCATTGGATATACAAGCTCAAAAGGCCCATCGTAAGTATCGGAAATTTTCAGGCTGGGAATATAAACAGAAGATGAAGCAGCAATTGTATAGAAAAGGATTTTCTATCGAGCTGATTGATGAATGGCTAAATGAAACTGAGATTAGCGATCAATAAAAATCTCTGCTTGACCGGCATTTTGGTCAACAATCAGCTCGGCTACGGTATCAGGACTCTTTAAGCGGGAGCGGTCTTTGATGTGGTCCGTTTCATCCCAAAACGGGGTGTCCATTCCGCCCATATAAACGGCTGTCACTTGGATGGCCGTTCCTTCAAGTTCCTTAATAAGACTTTCTGTAAAACCACGTACCGCGAATTTGCTTGCTACATAGACGGATTCATTTTTCTTTCCGCGTAGTCCGGCGGTTGAAATGACATTCATAAGTTGACCTTCACCTTGTTCAACAAGTAAAGGTAGGATCGCCCTCGTCATATTGATCGTTCCTTTTATGTTCGTCGCTAATACTTGTTCGATTTCATCATCAGAATATGTATCGAGCGGACCAAAACAACCGGTTCCGGCATTGTTTATCAGAAGGTCGATCCGGTCGGTTTCTAAAAATGAATGGAGCGAATTTTGAATGTCCTTTGTATTTGTTATATCACAAGCAATTGCAGTTGCAGACCCGCCACAGATTGCTATTTCTTCTTTTACCGTTTCTAACGGTTCGATTCGGCGTCCGACAAGGAAAACATGGTCGCCTTTTTTTCCGTATTGAATTGCAAGGCTCCTGCCTAATCCAGTTCCAGCACCGGTAATGATGATATTTTTCAATGTAATCACTCCTTGTATATTTAAGTAAAAAAATGACCTTCTTTAATTACGAATTTTAGATTGATTTTTCAAAGCGGTAAGGTTGTATCAAGCACCATCATTATGCTAGCATACCTCTTTAATTTGGCAAATAAATACGATTTCTACTATACTAAAAGGGGATTTGGAGGTTAAATGAATGGAAAAGCGCTATAGTGATATGAGTAAATATGAATTGCATGAAGAAATTCGTACATTAACGGAAAATGCAAGAAAAGCGGAACAACTTGGGGTCGTCAATGAACTAGCAGTGCTTGAAAGGAAAATTGCGATGGCTCGATGTTATTTGCTTGACCCATCACATTATAAGCCAGGTGAAGTATATGAGTTGGAAATTGATCCACAACGTGATTTTAAAATTGATTATATGAATGGAATTTTCGCATGGGGATATCGAAGCGGACAAAACGAACTTGAGGCATTTCCGATATCGATGCTGCGTTCGAAAAATAAAAAGGACTAACCCGTTGTTATAATGGGAGCAAATGCCTCATTATAAGGGTTAGTCCAGTTTAATGCAATCTAAGAGCGTTTTCGTGTTTCAACTTTTAATACGTGGTTGTGCAAACTCCGCTGCGTTTCTCCATTCACCTGTTGGTAGGAATGTTTCGGGTTCGCGCGCGGTGATTGGAATGGATCTTCATACATCGCATATAGCCGGTTTTGAGTATCTTTTCCCATGAGTTGACAACTCCTAATAAAGTGTCATCAGGATTGATTGGAACGCCTCATTCGCTCGAATGGATGTGTTTGGGTCGTCCCATTGGCTCGTTTTGATGCATATTCTTCTTTTGCCCGGGGTTCACCCGAGGGAGAAATCCGATTAGGAAAGTCTTTAGCTTTATTACGCATTGGTAACAGCTCCTTTGTAATCGGTAACCTTAGTATGACAAGAAAACACGTCTAATATGTTGTGAAAAAATTGACATGGATTGAGGGATTAATGATGAATGAAACCTTTCATCGCTTAGCAGAACAGCTTCAGTAACAGAACAGCAACCTAACTTATGATGAAGCGAGGAATTGGGTGGAGGCACTTTGGGAAGATTTCGAGACTACACGAGCGCGTGCAGGCAGAACGTACAAAGGCCACGAAATGACAGAGCGAATCGTACAGGAGTCGATTATTCGTTACGGTGCAAAGCTTCATGATTATTTCAGCAACAATCCGAAATTTTCACATCTGCTTAATAAAGAAAACTAGGCAAAGTCAAGCCTTGGCGCAGACTGAGCCTTAGCTGCGCTTATACTTGGGACGTAAACTTTTCTTTAACGATGATTATCCTTCTTGTTGAAAAGTTATGCTTTCCTAATGTGCAAAGAGAGGAATGACTCGCTGCGAGCCATCCCTCTTTTTCTTAATTCGTTGCTAACTCGAGCTTCCGTTTTAACGTCTTTTCACTGTAGACCCAGCCTGTAAAGGAGGTTGTAATCGTTAAGTTCTCATCCATTCGAACAACTGCTACAAAAGGGTAGTGCCCCTTAGAACGGTATCGTAAGTCGATGAATCGTACTTCGTAACCGTCCTCGAGGTTCTCGACTTCCCAACGATAGACTGGTGAAAACGATAAAAATGCAGCAAGGTTTGAATTCTTTACGGCAGCGTTGATCATTGGATTATCCGGTATTGGTTTTCGATCATAGATATCATGAACGGTTAAATCGTCGCCCTTCACTTCAACGACATGGAACTGATCATCGGTCATAACTGCAACGTGTTTTTGACTCCAACGTATTGTCGGACAAACGATCACATTTTCGGCATCAAGGATTTCCTTTTTAACAACTTGAATTGTGTGTCGTCTTGAAAGGTATCGCCAAATATAGTATCCAATCAAAATGGTGTATATCGTTAAAAACGTATAGCCAGGGTCAAAGCCCAAATACCAAAGAACAAACCCAAAGATATGGGTAGTAAATATAAACGGATCGAAAATATTAATCATACCGAGTGCAATCCATCTTTTTGTAAATGGATATAAGGCTTGAGTCCCATATGCATTAAAAATATCAACAAACACATGTAAAAAGACAGCTAAAAATGTCCATAACCATACGTGAAGTAAATTCGCTCCTGGAAAGAACAGACTAAGAACCCCAGCAATCAAAATCGGCCATAAAATAACAGCCGGAATCGAGTGGGTTATTCCACGATGGTTCCGAATATAGACGGCATTACTCCTTAATTTTAATATCGTATCAAAATCAGGGGCGTTCGAGCCTACTATCGTCCCGACTAATACAGCTTGTGTAGTTACCGGATCCTGTGTAAGTACAGGGTCGATAGTGGCGAGTCCACCAAGAGCGATACCCATAACAATATGTGTACCCGTATCCATTAATTGCAAAGCCTCCTCAATAAGCGGTTCAAATTCGGATTCGGTTCTTTAACTTATTGTGTCCAAAAATGTGTAGTTCGATGGGTATGGGATAACATTTTAGCGGATGTCCAAAAGTGATACGCCGACATTTTGAACAAACGGTGATAGATGATTTTATAGTGCATTTAGTTTATAGTATAGTGGTTACATTATATGGTTTAGACATATTCACTAAATCAAACAAATTTGGTCGCTATTTTCAACATTACATATCATTTTATCATGACGGGGGATTAAAGTTGATTAAAATGGGTTGTCACAATCTAAAACTTTCGATAAATAAAGAAGCATTTCAATCTGATTTACTTAATTGGTATAATACGGATCACCGGGATCTCCCATGGAGAAAGGTACGCGACCCTTATAAAATCTGGGTTTCTGAAATTATGCTTCAGCAAACAAGAGTCGATACGGTCATTCCTTATTTCGAACGCTTCATGGAGCTTTTTCCAACTGCAACAGCTCTTGCGGATGCTGATGAAGAAAAGGTTTTAAAAGCTTGGGAAGGCCTCGGCTATTATTCAAGAGCGCGCAATCTGCAGTCCGCTGTTCGTGAAGTAAAGGAAACCTATAATGGTGAAATTCCTGCCGATCCCGATGCGATTCAATCACTAAAGGGTGTTGGTCCATATACTGCCGGTGCAATATCAAGCATAGCCTTCGGGTTGCCGGAGCCAGCAGTGGATGGAAATGTGATGCGTGTTTTATCCCGAGTTTTACATATTGAAGACGATATCGCAAAACCTCAAACCCGTAAATTATTTGAGGGGGCAGTTAGACAGCTCATTTCAAAGGAAAACCCTTCTCACTTTAATCAAGGACTAATGGAGCTTGGAGCAACAGTCTGTACACCGAAATCACCTACTTGTTTATTTTGTCCAGTTCAACAATACTGTCAAGCTTTTGAAAAAGGGATACAAGACACGCTTCCAGTTAAAAAGAAAAAAATCAAGAAAAGAACGGTTCCGGTTGCTGTTGCGCTATTGACTGATGAGAGCGGCAATACGCTTATTGAAAAACGACCAGAAAACGGGCTGCTTGCAAACCTTTGGCAATTTCCGAACTACGAAACAGAAGGTAGTAAAGTTGATCTTACTGAACAATTGAAAAACTATTTAGAGGGTCGTTATCCGATAACTGTCGATCTAAATGAGCATTTGATCGATTTTCAGCATGTGTTTTCACACTTGACGTGGAAGCTTACTGTTTATTCGGGAACATTTAAAATGAATGAACTGATGAATACCGATGCTAAAATTGTTAATAAGCTTGAGCTGGAACAATATCCATTACCGGTTTCACATCAAAAAATTGCCGCGATTTGGAAAGAAAAATAAATCAAGGGCTGACCTAGGATAAAGTAAGTTGCCTTTAGGTCAGCCCTTGATTTTTGGTATTATTCGTAATTAGGTCTTGTACCATGGTTCCCGTCGGCTTCATCACGATGCAATCCGCCACGTTCCTCAATTTGCTCAATGATTTCACGATGGATTGTTACTCCTTCACTGTTCAAATAAGGTGTAATTTGTTGAAGAGAGTGATGGTAGAAGGCTAACTCTTTATCAGTCCATTCAGTTTTAGATATCATCGAAAGTTCCGTCATATCTCTCCCTACATACATAATTATTACCTCCTGATTGTAACTCCTTTTCAAGCCCAAACTAAAAACAGACGGCTTTACATCCTATTTACCCCGCACATACTGATTTTAATCTTTCCGTTTTCAAATTGGATTATGTATGGAAAATGGTACATTAAAAAATAAGCATAGTACTTTGCCGGGTTGGTTAAATTACAGATGTGGAGGTGAGACACATGGCAAAACAACAACAAGGCCAACAAACACAAGCTGGTACAAACGTACAACAAGTTAAGCAGCAAAACGCTCAAGCGGCTCAAGGTCAACAACCTGGTCAACAAGCTGCTCAACAAGCTGCTCAACAAAAGGCTGGTCAATTTTCTGCTGAATTTGCGGGCGAACAAACAAATGCTCAGCAAGTACGTCAGCAAAACCAGCAATCTCAACAGCGTAAAAAGTAACCACACTTCCGAAAGACACTCTCGGTATCCACTGCCGAGGGTGTTTTTTACATTCTTAGATTTTTGAGGGTCATGGTCAATTCGAACGTCAGACAAAATAATTCAATCATAGGTCATTGGCCCTGCTTCACATAAAACCCTGAAAATATCAAGGTTTAAATGTTTCAACTATAAATGTGAAGGAAACAATTTACTTGGTGACGAACAAAGTACATAGAAAGGATGTGGTCAAAAAATGTGTGGAAGATTTACGCTTACAGCAGAAATCGACCTCCTGATGGATTGGTTTGAAATTGATGAATGGACAGATATCGATCTAAAACCAAGGTTCAATATCGCGCCTTCTCAAAACATCTTAGCCATAGTATCAAACCAAAGAAATCGACGTGCTGGGCTTTTAAAATGGGGGCTTATTCCACCATGGGCGAAAGACCCATCAATCGGAAACAAGCTGATCAATGCCCGTGCCGAAACCGCTATGGAAAAACCGAGCTTCCGCAATGCAATTAAGAGGCGCAGGTGTCTTATTCCGGCAAGCGGATTTTATGAATGGAAAAAGGAAGGCAAACAAAAACAGCCCAAATACATTCAAATGAAGGAAGACAATCTTTTTGCTTTTGCAGGTCTCTGGGAGAGGTGGTCCGATGATAGCGGTAACCCATTACATACGTGCACAATTTTAACGACAAAACCGAATGAACTGATGGAGGACATACATAACCGGATGCCAGTTATTTTACCTAAAGATGAATATTCACGTTGGCTGAAATCCGATGAAGAACCAGAAGCAATCGAGGATTTGCTGCAACCATACGATGCTGAGAAAATGGCCGCACATAATGTTTCAACGCTAGTCAACTCGCCAAGAAACGAATTGCCTGAATGTATTGAAGAAATGTAATTATTTAAAGAGCATTATGTACCTGCGTCCGCAAGTAAATGCTACGGGTATAGCTTCCTCGGCACTCGTAGCTAAGTAGCTTATCTGTACCTGTGTCTACAAGTTTATCCTACGAGGCGGGTTTCCTCCGTACAACTCGTAGCTTATGTGCAAGTATCGCTCGTTGCACTTTCATTTTCATTTATACGAAGAAAGGATATAATAGAGGATGTTCAAATTTTGAATCGGACAAAAAGTTGAAAGGAGTTTGCTATGTCTTTTCCGACCACTGGAAGTTCAATACAAATTCAAAGCTATAAACATAACGGACAATTGCACCGGGTATGGGAAGAAACAATCATCTTAAAAGGAACTTCTTCTGTTGTAATTGGCGGAAATGACCGCATTTTGGTTACAGAATCAGATGGAAGACAGTGGCGTACAAGGGAACCAGCCATTTGTTATTTCAACTCAGAACAATGGTTCAATGTCATTGCAATGTTACGTGAAAATGGCATCCATTACTACTGTAATCTAGGAACTCCTTTTACCTATGATGAAGAAGCATTGAAGTATATCGATTATGATTTAGATGTCAAAGTTTTTCCGGATATGACTTATACCTTGCTTGATGAGGATGAGTTTGTGCTCCATCGTAAGGAAATGGATTACCCGACTGAAATCAACGATATTATGCGACGGAATTTAGAGCAATTGTATTCATTGATTAATCAACGCAAAGGCCCTTTTGAACCTTTTTTTGTGGAGAATTGGTATGAGCGGTTTTTAGAATATCGGTAAAAATGAAAGTTCGACAATGTCGAGCTTTTACTTCTTTTTCTGAAACTAAAGTCAGCCAGTAGGTTATCTTAAAGCTATAAAGACTGTGACATCAGGAGGTGAGGACCACGGATAGCATTAAGAGATATTTACAATTTGTTACCCCGTACCGAAAACAGATCATCATCACGATCTTTATCGGGATTTTCAAGTTTGGGATTCCTTTATTAATTCCATTAATTTTAAAATATGTCATAGATGACGTCGTGAACGCTGATATCGGTATGGATGAAAAGATTACCCGCTTGTCCTGGGTATTGGCAGGCGCTTTTTTTGTGTTTGTCGTCCTCAGACCACCCATCGAATATTATCGGCAATACTATGCCCAGTGGACAGGAAGTAAAATCTTGTACGACATCCGCGATCGCTTGTTCAGTCATATACAGCGATTAAGTTTAAAGTATTACTCCAATACGAAAGCTGGGGAAATCATTTCTCGAGTCATTCATGATGTTGAACTAACGAAAGCTTTCGTCATTACAGGACTTATGAATATTTGGCTTGACATGTTTACGATCGTGATTGCGATTGCCATCATGATGACAATGGATGTCTGGTTGACGCTAGTTGCGATTTCCTTACTTCCGTTCTATGGTCTATCAATCAAATACTTCTACAGTCGCTTACGGGATCTGACGAAAGACCGTTCGCAGGCTCTAGCTGAGGTGCAGGGCCACCTTTATGAGAGGGTACAGGGTGTTTCCGTCATTCGAAGCTTTGCTCTCGAGGATTATGAACAGGAGCAGTTTGATGTACGGAACACGAACTTTTTGGATAAAGCATTGAACCATACATCATGGAATGCCCGAACCTTTGCAGTTGTAAATACAATCACTGATATTGCACCTCTTCTCGTCATTACAGTCGCAGGATATTTTGCGATAACAGGAAGGATAACGATCGGTGCAATGGCTGCATTCGTTGCTTATATGGATCGCCTCTATAATCCACTAAGGCGGCTTGTCAATTCATCAACGACATTGACCCAGGCGATTGCGTCAATGGATCGCGTCTTTGATTTTATGGATGAAAAATATGATATTGAGGATCGGAAAGATGCTACGGAACTTAAATTTGTCAAAGGGCATATCACGTTTGACAATGTCTCGTTTCGCTACAACGATAATGAACGGGATATTTTAGACGGAATCAACTTAGATGTCAATGAAGGGGAAACGATTGCACT encodes the following:
- a CDS encoding ABC transporter ATP-binding protein, whose protein sequence is MRTTDSIKRYLQFVTPYRKQIIITIFIGIFKFGIPLLIPLILKYVIDDVVNADIGMDEKITRLSWVLAGAFFVFVVLRPPIEYYRQYYAQWTGSKILYDIRDRLFSHIQRLSLKYYSNTKAGEIISRVIHDVELTKAFVITGLMNIWLDMFTIVIAIAIMMTMDVWLTLVAISLLPFYGLSIKYFYSRLRDLTKDRSQALAEVQGHLYERVQGVSVIRSFALEDYEQEQFDVRNTNFLDKALNHTSWNARTFAVVNTITDIAPLLVITVAGYFAITGRITIGAMAAFVAYMDRLYNPLRRLVNSSTTLTQAIASMDRVFDFMDEKYDIEDRKDATELKFVKGHITFDNVSFRYNDNERDILDGINLDVNEGETIALVGMSGGGKSSLVSLISRFYDVTEGRILLDGEDIRKFQVRTLRDQIGMVLQDNILFSESVKMNIKMGNPYASDAEVMEAAKAANAHEFIIDLSQGYDTKIGERGVKLSGGQKQRLAIARVFLKNPPLLILDEATSALDLESEHLIQESLEKLARDRTTFIVAHRLATITHADRIVVIENGRIIEAGSHEQLMKQQGSYYDLFTVQKLDG